The genomic window TATTTTAAGAAGTAATGGAGTTGAGGTTGTTTATATTGAGGATTTAATTAGTGAAACTATTGCTAAATGCGATAGTGTTAAAGAAAAATTTATATCTCAATTTATTCTTGAAGCAGGGATTAGGACCGAAAATAAGACTAAAGCTTTGAAAGATTATTTTTATAATATGTCTATTAAGGACATGATTTCAAAGATGATAGCTGGGGTTACAAGGGATGATCTTAAAAATTATAAATCTGATTCTCTAAACTATTTAGTAAATAGTGAATATCCTTTAATTGTTGATCCTATGCCCAATATACTCTTTACAAGGGATCCTTTTGCGAGTGTGGGTAATGGTGTAACAATAAATAGGATGCAAACTAAGACTAGACGTAGGGAAACAATATTTGCAGAATATATTTTTAAATATCATCCTATTTACAAAGACAATGTTCCCATATGGTATACTAGAGATGAAGATACTACGCTGGAAGGTGGAGATGAATTAGTTTTAAGTCGGGATGTTTTAGCAATTGGTGTTTCTGAGAGAACTGAGGCCGAATCTGTTGAAAAAATAGCTCGCAAACTTTTTGAACAAAAAACATCTTTTGGTACTATTTTAGCTTTTCAAATTCCACAAAGTAGGGCTTATATGCATCTAGATACGGTTTTTACTCAAATAGATCATACTACTTTTACAAGTTTTACCAGTGACGATATGAAATTTACAATTTATGCTTTAACTTATGATTTGGCTTCTGGGAGTATTAAAGTTAAAAGCGAAAAAGCTAAACTGGAGGATATTTTAGGCTTCTACCTTGGATGTAAGATTAGTATAATAAGATGTGCTGGAGGGGATTTGATTCACGGCGCGAGAGAACAGTGGAATGATGGTGCTAACACTTTAGCAATAGCGCCTGGAGAAGTAATAGTTTATTCTAGAAATCATGTAACTAATAAATTACTTGAAGAATTTGGAATTAAAGTTTATAGAATGCCTTCTAGTGAGCTTTCACGAGGAAGAGGAGGGCCAAGATGTATGTCCATGCCTTTAATAAGGGAAGATATTTAGTTTAACGGAGGATATATTTATGTATAATTTACAAGACGATTTACGAAACAAAAGTTTTTTAAGGCTTTTAGATTTTACCCAAAAGGATATTAGATATTTACTTGATTTGTCTTATAGCTTAAAAAAAGCTAAGTATTCAGGAATCGAAGAACAAAAACTTAAGGGAAAAAATATAGTTATAATTTTTGAGAAGGATTCAACAAGAACAAGATGTTCGTTTGAGGTTGCTGCTTATGATCAAGGAGCTCATGTTACTTATTTGGGACCAACGGGTAATCAGATAGGTAAGAAGGAATCAATAGCTGATACTGCAAGGGTATTAGGAAGAATGTATGATGCTATTGAATTTAGAGGATTTTCTCAAGAAGCAGTTGAGGATTTGGCTAAGTATTCTAATGTTCCTGTTTATAATGGATTAACAGATGTTGCTCATCCAACACAAGTACTTGCTGATTTTATGACTATTGAAGAGCATAAGGGATGTTTGGCAAATTTGAAGATGGTATTTTGTGGAGATGGTAGAAATAATGTTGCTAATTCTTTAATGGAAGGATGTGCTATTATGGGCATGGATTTTAGAATATTTGCTCCAAGAGAACTTTTCCCAGACCCAGAATTGGTAACCAAGGCAAGAGCGATAGCTGATAAGAGTGGAGGCAGTATTACTATTTCTAGTTCTATTGAGGAAACAGTTAGGGATGCTGATGTGATTTATACTGATGTTTGGGTATCCATGGGTGAGACTAATTGGGATGAAAGAATCAAACTGTTAAGACCATATCAAGTTAATAGTAAACTTATGAAATTGGCAAAGGAGGATGCAATATTTATGCATTGTTTACCGGCTTTTCATGATTTAAATACGGCGCTTGGTAAGGAAATATTTGATAAGTATGGGCTTGAAGGTGTTGAGGTTACACATGATGTTTTTGAAAGTGATCGATCTGTTGTATTTGATGAGGCTGAGAATAGATTGCACACTATTAAGGCTGTAATGGTTGGGACTTTGGGATAATTAGTTATAAATTTTAGATTGAGAAAATGAAGGATGGACTAGGAGAGATATGATGGTTAAGAAGAATAAAATGCCAAGTAGTTTTACAATAATATTTTCTTTAGTAGTGTTTATGACCATATTGACTTATGTAATTCCTGCTGGTGAATTTTCTAAAGAGATGAGAGAAGTTAATGGGAATTTACGAGAAGTTGTTGTGGCTGGAACTTATCATGTAGTAGAAAGACCTTCTCGGGGGTTTTTAGATGGTATTTTTACTGTTTTAACAGCAATGGCTAAAGGGATGGAGCATGCTGTTGAGGTTATTGTATTTGTTTTAATTGTTGGTGGAGCTTATGGTGTAATTTTAGGAACCGGTGCGGTTGATGCAGGGATAGCTGCAGCAATTAAGAAAATGGGAAATAAGGATAAACTTTTGATACCATTAATGATGTTTATTTTCTCCATAGGAGGAACTACAACAGGTATGTATGAAGAGACACTTCCATTTTATCTTATTATGATTCCACTAGTAATAGCCTTAGGATATGATAGTGTTGTGGCTGTTGCAATTATTGGATTGGGTGCTGGTGTGGGAACTATGGCATCTACTATTAATCCATTTTCTACGGGGATAGCAGCAGCGATAGCTGGCATTGAAATAAAGGAAGGTTTTTATTTTCGTCTTATTTTATATATAGTTTCTATGTTTGTAGCTATAGTGTATGTATTGATATATGCGATTAGGGTTAAGGATGATCCTAAGAGATCTATAGTGTATGGGCAAAGGGAAGAACATTATAATGTATTTGTTAAAGGTAGGATGGGAGATAAGGGCGATAGTATGCCGGAATTTACGAATAGGCGAAAGATAGTGTTGCTGTTATATGGAGTAATGCTTGTATTTTTAATATATAGTATTTTGGAGCTTGGTTGGTGGATGCAAGAGATGACTATGTTATATCTTGGTACAGCAATGTTGTCAGCGTTTATATGTAAGATGAGTGAGTTACAGATGTGGGAAACATTTGTAGAGGGAGCTAAAGATATGATGACAGCAGCGCTTATTATAGGTATGGCTCGGGGTGTGATGATAGTAGCTGATGAGGGAATGATTACAGGGACGATGTTAAATGCAGCATCAGAATTTTTGTATGGCGTACCTAAAGGTATGTTCGTAATATTAAACGAGCTTGTACAGATGTGTATAGGGGTTGTTGTGCCCTCATCATCAGGACATGCAAGTTTAACTATGTCAATGATGGCACCATTGGCTGACTTTTTAGATATGCCAAGGTCGTCAGTTGTATTAGGTATGCAAACAGCATCAGGTCTAGTTAATTTATTGACCCCAACCAGTGGAGTTATAATGGCTGTATTGGGTATAGCAAGGATCAGTTATGGTAGTTGGTTTAAATTTGTAATGCCAATATTTGTGATTGAGTGTGTAATATGTATTTTAGTGATAATGGCAAATGTGTATTTATAATTTAGGAGATATGTATGAGTAAAAGAATTGTAGTCAGTCTTGGGGGGAATGCGTTAGAAGGTGGGGAAGGTGCATTTTGTGAGCAGTTAATAAAGATAGAGGGTAGTGTGTGTGAGATAGTAGATCTGATAGAGTATGGTTATGAAGTAATTATCACTCATGGTAATGGCCCGCAAGTAGGTAGGATTTTGCTAGAGAATGAGATGTGCCAAGAGACACCATTAGCACCGCTTGATGTATGTGTTGGTATGAGTCAAGGGATGATAGGGTATTATATTGAGCAAGCACTTAGAAATGAGATGTATAAGCGAGGAATTAGACGGGGAGTAGCAGTAGTGCTGACGCAAGTTTTGGTAGATAAGGAAGATGAGTGTTTTAGAAAACCTAGCAAACCTATTGGACCATTTTATGATAAGGTAAGGGCAGAGGAGCTTGAGAATAAGGGGTATACTTTAAAAGAGGATAGTGGGAGAGGATATAGGCGAGTGGTAGCATCACCAAGGCCAATCGAGATTATAGAAATTAAAGAGATAAGTGAGTTAATGAACAGAGGATGTATAGTTATTGCGTGTGGAGGAGGAGGTATACCTGTTATAAGAGATGAGAAAGGAGTTATTAAAGGAGTAAGTGGAGTCATTGATAAGGATTTTGCATCATCTAGATTAGGACAAGATATAGGGGCAGATAAGTTATTGATAATTACTGCTGTTGATCGGGTAGCGTTAAATTTTGGAAGGAGAGATGAAATTTTACTTGAGAAGGTAGGTATTGTTGATTTAGAGAGATATATAGGAGAAGGACATTTTGCAGCAGGATCTATGTTGCCTAAAATAGAGGCAAGTATTGAATTTGTAAAGTCCGGAGAAGGTAGGGAGGCAATTATTACATCGCTGGGTAAAGTTATTAAAGGAGTCAATGGGATGGAAGGAACAATGATAACTGGATAGGGAATTATAATAGCTAGATCAATTGAGAAGTACTTGTACTTACGTAGAGAAGATAGACTAGATTAGTAATTGGGATATTGAATTTAATAGAGGCAAAAGGAAAATACCTACTAATAGTAGATGTAAAAGTATATTTGTATTATTTCTTTATGATTGTGCTTATTTGTTAATGCTATCATGTTTTGTTAAGTGTTAAATGGGGTTTCAAATGAAGAAAGATAGTATTTTAAGTTATATGATTAAAGTTTTTTCTATGTTGGTATATGGGAAACACATATTTATTATATTTTTTATTATGGTTTTATCATGCAGTAAGGAGAGTCGTAAAGAACTTATGTCATTTAAAATCTGCTTGGGGTGCAGAACCTAAATCAATAGATCCTCAATTTGCCGAAGATGTGCTCGGATTTAATATCATTGTTCAGATGTTTAGTGGCATAATGGATGTTGATGCACAAACTGGGGGATATAAGGCAGGATTAGCTAAATCTTGGGACATATCTGCAGATGGACTTGTGTACACATTTCACTTAACGGAAGGGCTGGTTTGGAGCGATGGTGTTAGTATTACAGCTGAGGGAATTAGGAAATCTTACCTTAGAATCTTAGATAAAGAAACGTTTGCTCATTTTGTTAGCATGCTTAAGTCCACAATAAAGAATGCGGATGCTTACTTTGAGGGTAAAGGTATCCGAAACCGAACTTGGTATTAGAGTTATAGATACCAAGACGCTAGAGATAACTTTGAGTAATCCAAAACCTTATTTCCTTGATATGCTAGTACGCCAATCATTTAGACCAGTCCCAGTGCATACTATTGAAAAGTATGGACAAGTCCTGAAAACATGGTTGTCAGTGGTGCGTTTAAATTATATAAAAGAGTGTCAAATGATAAACTAGTACTTGTAAAACGATAAGTACTATGATGCTGTTCAGGTTGAACTAGATGAACTATTATTTACTGTATTTTATACAGTAAATAATAGTTCATCTTCTTATCGCATGTATGAAAATGATGAAATTGATATGCTTACAGCTGGAGCGATTCCACCTGAAGCAATAAAGGAGATTAAATTTAGAAGCGATTATTATACATTTCCTCTTATGGCTCTTTATTACCTGACATTTAACACTACCCTTAAACCGTTAGATAATGTTAAAGTTAGAGAATCCTTAACGCTTGCTATTGACAGAAAAACATTAACAAGTAAGGTTGTAGACAATGGGAGCATTGCTACAAGAAAAGTCAGTCCTACTTTTAACATGATCCCCACAGGGCAAAAAAATTACTAGCTGAAGCTGGTTATCCTGGTGGTGTGGGTTTCCCTACTCTTAAATTAAAATACAATACAAGCGAAAGCCATAAAAAAATCTGTGAATTTATTCAACATCAGTGGCCAAAGGTTTTAAATATTAATGTGGAACTTGAATAATGAAGAATGGACAACCTACTTAGCAAGTAAAGGAATCGGAAAGTATGAGATTGCAAGAGCCAGTTGGGGAGGACATTATGCAGATTCATTAGCTTTTTTGAGTTTTTTTCAAAAAGAGTTTTCACATTTTAGTTCGTATAAATACTTTAATGAAGTATATGATAATCTTATTGCTCAATCTGATCTTGAACAAGATCCAATTAAGAGACAAGATATTTTAAGAAAAGCCGAAGAAATAATCATAGAGAAAGACTTCCCTATTGCTCCAAATATATAGATATGCAGGAAATTATCTATTTAGAAATGATAAATGGACCGGATGGTAACCCAATGCTACAGAAAGATTTGTTTTCTATAATCTTAGAAGAATTAAATAACAAAAACTAGCAATGAGATCCCGTGCCTTATAATTATTTTTTTATTTCTTGATTAAATAGTATAAGCATTGCAATAGGCAGTATGTTTGCGATGTAATTTAATAGCCAATTTATTGTGTATAAGTAAAATAGTAACTAATTATGGTAATATAGGTTGTGTTTGAGTTTCGTCATAATTTATATTATGCTAGTGAGTTGGCAGTGTGTATTAAATGTTTGTGAAAATCTAAGAGAGGATATAGTAAGGCATTATGTTCAGATTTGACCTCACTTAGTACTCTAAATATTGGTTCTGTTTTTGAGCCCCGCATCCATAAACTTGCAATTATTTCCTGTTTGTTATTTTTAAATAAAACTTTAAGACCTCCTGAGGAGTCACCTGTTCTAGAGATGTTTTGATTGATACCTTCATAATTGATAATTTCATAATTATGGATTGGTAATTTGTGTAAGACTGTATTATTGTTGAACTCTTTTTTTAA from Borrelia hermsii DAH includes these protein-coding regions:
- the arcC gene encoding carbamate kinase — protein: MSKRIVVSLGGNALEGGEGAFCEQLIKIEGSVCEIVDLIEYGYEVIITHGNGPQVGRILLENEMCQETPLAPLDVCVGMSQGMIGYYIEQALRNEMYKRGIRRGVAVVLTQVLVDKEDECFRKPSKPIGPFYDKVRAEELENKGYTLKEDSGRGYRRVVASPRPIEIIEIKEISELMNRGCIVIACGGGGIPVIRDEKGVIKGVSGVIDKDFASSRLGQDIGADKLLIITAVDRVALNFGRRDEILLEKVGIVDLERYIGEGHFAAGSMLPKIEASIEFVKSGEGREAIITSLGKVIKGVNGMEGTMITG
- a CDS encoding YfcC family protein, coding for MVKKNKMPSSFTIIFSLVVFMTILTYVIPAGEFSKEMREVNGNLREVVVAGTYHVVERPSRGFLDGIFTVLTAMAKGMEHAVEVIVFVLIVGGAYGVILGTGAVDAGIAAAIKKMGNKDKLLIPLMMFIFSIGGTTTGMYEETLPFYLIMIPLVIALGYDSVVAVAIIGLGAGVGTMASTINPFSTGIAAAIAGIEIKEGFYFRLILYIVSMFVAIVYVLIYAIRVKDDPKRSIVYGQREEHYNVFVKGRMGDKGDSMPEFTNRRKIVLLLYGVMLVFLIYSILELGWWMQEMTMLYLGTAMLSAFICKMSELQMWETFVEGAKDMMTAALIIGMARGVMIVADEGMITGTMLNAASEFLYGVPKGMFVILNELVQMCIGVVVPSSSGHASLTMSMMAPLADFLDMPRSSVVLGMQTASGLVNLLTPTSGVIMAVLGIARISYGSWFKFVMPIFVIECVICILVIMANVYL
- the arcA gene encoding arginine deiminase, whose product is MQYLKPINVFSEIGRLKKVLLHRPGEELENLTPSIMKRLLFDDIPYLEVAIQEHDAFADILRSNGVEVVYIEDLISETIAKCDSVKEKFISQFILEAGIRTENKTKALKDYFYNMSIKDMISKMIAGVTRDDLKNYKSDSLNYLVNSEYPLIVDPMPNILFTRDPFASVGNGVTINRMQTKTRRRETIFAEYIFKYHPIYKDNVPIWYTRDEDTTLEGGDELVLSRDVLAIGVSERTEAESVEKIARKLFEQKTSFGTILAFQIPQSRAYMHLDTVFTQIDHTTFTSFTSDDMKFTIYALTYDLASGSIKVKSEKAKLEDILGFYLGCKISIIRCAGGDLIHGAREQWNDGANTLAIAPGEVIVYSRNHVTNKLLEEFGIKVYRMPSSELSRGRGGPRCMSMPLIREDI
- the argF gene encoding ornithine carbamoyltransferase, yielding MYNLQDDLRNKSFLRLLDFTQKDIRYLLDLSYSLKKAKYSGIEEQKLKGKNIVIIFEKDSTRTRCSFEVAAYDQGAHVTYLGPTGNQIGKKESIADTARVLGRMYDAIEFRGFSQEAVEDLAKYSNVPVYNGLTDVAHPTQVLADFMTIEEHKGCLANLKMVFCGDGRNNVANSLMEGCAIMGMDFRIFAPRELFPDPELVTKARAIADKSGGSITISSSIEETVRDADVIYTDVWVSMGETNWDERIKLLRPYQVNSKLMKLAKEDAIFMHCLPAFHDLNTALGKEIFDKYGLEGVEVTHDVFESDRSVVFDEAENRLHTIKAVMVGTLG